A window of Fibrobacter sp. UWB15 genomic DNA:
CATCCCCCTGCAAGGAATGCAGCACTTCGAATGCATCCATATCCGGCATCTGGATGTCCAGAAACACGACGTCGGGAATCATCTCGTGAATCATCTTGACAGCCTGGGCGCCAGAACCGGCCTCTCCCAGAATCTCTATTTCAGAAGAATAGGGTTCCAACAGCGAAATAATGCGCTTGCGGGCAAGCGGTTCGTCGTCAATTACAAGTGCCGTACACTGCATAAGTTACTCCTTGAGCGATTCTTCCTTCTTCACCGAATCCGCAACGAGAGAATCCTGCTTCGCTTCTTTAGCGGTATCCTTTGCAACAGATTTCGGCGCCACCTTGAAAATGCGAATCATTTCGGCCTTCATGCCGTCCTTGTCTTCGTACACGGTTCCAGCAGCCGTCATGTATTGCAAATTGCCAAACTTGACACGCTTGAAATTCCAATGTCCCTTGTCGCCTGCAAGAGTCACCTTGATGGTGCTATCGGTAACGGAATACGTACCCTTCAGCGAATCCGTTTCCATGGTGTCGCGCAAAAGAAGCTGGATTGCTTCTACGGTGCTGTCTTCGCCAAGCGTCATGCGCACCATGCGGCTAGTGCAGTCATCGCATGGCAAGCTGCCGGAATAAAGTCCCGGCACTTCCTTCGGAATTTCAATCGGCGGAAGATTCGGCAGCGGATCCGACTTTTCATCTTCTTCGCAAGCAGTCATTACAAAAACAGCAAGAAAAGGCAACGCCATTCTCGCAACAGGAAAAACCATGGATTCAAGCATATTCATGGTTTACAATGTAGCAAAAACAGAAAAGTTTATATTAAATGCCTTGAGAATAGACAATTCTAAAGCCAATTGTCTGGCTATGGTGCTTGGGGGCTTTCTTGTCACGTTCACCCGAGGCAAGCGCAGGTGCCTTGTCGGACCATCCACCGCCACGGATTACCTTGTAGTCACCCTCGGCAGGGCCTACATAATTATCCTGCGATACCGTCGGGTAAGCATAGTACCAGTCGTTCACCCATTCAGCCACATTCCCTGCCATATCGTAAAGACCTGCGTCATTCGGAATAAACCCTGCCACCTCCACGGGGCCTTTACTTTGTGCATAATACGCATACTTGGAAGCCTCATCGGTATCCCAGTAATAGGTGGTCAAAGTTCCGGCGCGGGCGGCGATTTCCCATTCCATTTCAGTCGGAAGTCTCACCGATTTGGCTGCGTAATCGATAGACAACTTACCCAATTCAACGCCACCGACGATAGACTCGTACACATAAGCCGTATCAAGACCGACTTTTTTAGAAAGCGCATTGCAGAACAAGGCGGCATCGTACCAGCTCACGTTGAAAACCGGGAAGTCATCACCTAGAGAATCTTCTTTAGCGACAGAACCCATCACCTGGCGGTACAGGCCCTGGGTCACTTCGGTCTTGCTAATAGAATAAGCGTCTACCGTAAAAGCCGCCTCGCCGCGGATAAAACTCATGGCCGGAATATTCACCATATCGACCAAGCCGGACAAGTCCTCGTTTTCTTGAGGATCTTCAAACGAGGAACTGGAATTTCCCTTGTTGTGAGAACCCTTATTGCCAGATCCACCGCCGTCGGAACCGCTATTTGAATCTGCGGTTGAGTCACCCACAGAATCACCCGTAGCCGTACAGGCAAACAAGGAGAAGGTCAATAGCGAAATTGCAACCAGACGCGACATCATAACATTAACCACGCTTTACTTAACTACACCCACACGGTAAAGTTTCTGCTTGGTCTTGCCGCTTTCAAATTTCACCTTGAGGCGTGCAGTGTAAACGTCAGAACCCAAGTGTTTCAAATCAAGTTTTTCGAACTGGTTGCGTCCCTGTTTCACGTCACTCATCTTCGTCTTGAACACGCAAAGGCCTGTAATGTCATAGAGCTCAAGGGTCGCATTCTTCGCTGCCGCACCGATTTCAAAGCGTGCCTTCGCATCGCCACCACGCACCGGGTTCGGGAACATGAAGAATTCCGTAATTTCATCCTTCGCAGTCACCTTCTTCACATCGCTAAGCTTCGAGGCGTCAAAGTAACCCATACGTTCGTTACCACCC
This region includes:
- a CDS encoding SUMF1/EgtB/PvdO family nonheme iron enzyme, encoding MMSRLVAISLLTFSLFACTATGDSVGDSTADSNSGSDGGGSGNKGSHNKGNSSSSFEDPQENEDLSGLVDMVNIPAMSFIRGEAAFTVDAYSISKTEVTQGLYRQVMGSVAKEDSLGDDFPVFNVSWYDAALFCNALSKKVGLDTAYVYESIVGGVELGKLSIDYAAKSVRLPTEMEWEIAARAGTLTTYYWDTDEASKYAYYAQSKGPVEVAGFIPNDAGLYDMAGNVAEWVNDWYYAYPTVSQDNYVGPAEGDYKVIRGGGWSDKAPALASGERDKKAPKHHSQTIGFRIVYSQGI
- a CDS encoding copper resistance protein NlpE N-terminal domain-containing protein, with amino-acid sequence MNMLESMVFPVARMALPFLAVFVMTACEEDEKSDPLPNLPPIEIPKEVPGLYSGSLPCDDCTSRMVRMTLGEDSTVEAIQLLLRDTMETDSLKGTYSVTDSTIKVTLAGDKGHWNFKRVKFGNLQYMTAAGTVYEDKDGMKAEMIRIFKVAPKSVAKDTAKEAKQDSLVADSVKKEESLKE